Proteins co-encoded in one Bacillus sp. FSL H8-0547 genomic window:
- a CDS encoding DUF3278 domain-containing protein, with product MKSWISLLIPDDEYKERKMLYFLSEGGIVLFLFLIVMVITGRYFDISAEVVLLCSIAVFLFYVYGRYIISGIEYTDITSEKAYVKELRSIFIKTVTFIVIFIAAYMTLIKVPDSPNEWIEISGLLLTLCTVMFFSNYISLKCSYKKNKELL from the coding sequence ATGAAATCTTGGATATCTTTACTAATACCGGATGATGAATATAAAGAAAGAAAAATGCTGTATTTTTTATCTGAAGGTGGAATAGTCCTCTTCCTTTTTCTAATTGTGATGGTTATTACCGGCCGGTATTTTGACATAAGTGCAGAGGTAGTATTGCTTTGTTCTATCGCTGTCTTTCTCTTTTATGTATATGGACGATACATCATATCCGGAATTGAATATACCGATATCACGTCAGAAAAGGCATACGTTAAAGAATTAAGGTCCATTTTTATTAAAACAGTCACTTTTATAGTTATATTTATAGCAGCATATATGACTCTTATTAAGGTACCTGACAGTCCGAATGAATGGATAGAAATTTCAGGACTTTTATTAACTCTTTGTACAGTGATGTTCTTCTCCAACTACATTTCCTTAAAGTGTTCCTATAAAAAAAATAAAGAGTTATTATAA
- a CDS encoding SDR family oxidoreductase — protein MNEKTVLITGASSGFGMLAACRLAAEGYRVIASMRNTEKQTDLFRMLGEHEERVTVLELDVTSPESIDALKKYLKETGKIDILINNAGFAFGGFGEEVTVADYKSQFETNFFGVIAVTQAVLPYMRKQRSGKIINMSSISGLIGFPGLSPYAASKHALEGYSESLRLEVKPFGIDVALIEPGSFSTNIWTTGRKVSSIEDSPYLVYMNAIENELEQGKEKLGDPADVAELIVKLCAKNSLTKLRYPAGKGVRISLFLKRILPWRMWESILIGKLLRKKIEL, from the coding sequence ATGAATGAAAAAACAGTGCTCATTACAGGTGCATCAAGCGGTTTTGGGATGCTCGCCGCCTGCAGACTTGCAGCGGAAGGATACCGCGTCATCGCTTCTATGAGGAATACGGAGAAACAAACGGACCTTTTCAGGATGCTTGGAGAACACGAAGAAAGAGTGACGGTTCTTGAGCTTGACGTCACGTCACCGGAATCCATTGATGCATTGAAGAAGTATTTGAAAGAGACCGGCAAAATCGACATACTGATCAATAACGCCGGATTTGCCTTTGGCGGATTTGGAGAGGAAGTAACGGTTGCTGATTATAAAAGCCAGTTTGAAACGAATTTCTTCGGTGTCATTGCTGTTACCCAGGCGGTCCTGCCATATATGCGCAAACAGCGCAGCGGAAAAATCATCAACATGAGCAGCATCAGCGGATTGATCGGCTTTCCCGGCCTCTCGCCGTATGCAGCATCAAAGCATGCGCTTGAAGGATACAGCGAGAGCTTAAGACTTGAAGTGAAGCCGTTCGGCATTGATGTCGCACTGATTGAACCGGGCTCTTTTTCTACGAACATCTGGACAACGGGAAGAAAAGTATCTTCAATAGAAGATTCTCCGTATCTTGTGTATATGAATGCCATTGAAAACGAACTTGAACAGGGAAAGGAAAAGCTTGGGGATCCGGCTGATGTCGCTGAACTGATTGTTAAGCTGTGTGCAAAAAACTCATTGACTAAGCTCAGATATCCGGCTGGAAAAGGCGTCCGGATATCCCTGTTCTTAAAACGGATACTACCCTGGCGCATGTGGGAATCCATTCTTATTGGAAAACTGCTCAGGAAGAAGATCGAATTGTAA
- a CDS encoding helix-turn-helix transcriptional regulator encodes MRNNVKITRISISMTQEQLAKKTGVTRQTIGLIEKGEYNPSLQLCIAIAKVLNKTLNDLFWEVENE; translated from the coding sequence ATGAGAAATAATGTCAAAATAACTCGAATCAGCATTTCAATGACCCAGGAACAATTAGCTAAAAAAACGGGTGTAACCAGACAGACAATTGGACTAATTGAGAAAGGAGAATACAATCCGAGTCTTCAACTCTGTATTGCCATAGCGAAAGTACTTAATAAAACGTTAAATGATTTATTCTGGGAGGTAGAAAACGAATGA
- a CDS encoding alpha/beta hydrolase encodes MKTKWKKIIRTLFMLIGAIILLSFILHQVITFYEQKKYQAPGQLVEVDGRSMHVYTKGEGEHTILLLSGLGTAAPVLDFEPLVNELAKNHKVVVAEPFGYGWSDGTNEVRTVENMVEEVRTALKKTGINGPYILMPHSVSGVYSMYFANAYPDEIEAIIGIDPTLPKAFDFFNEKAPSVPSFVRAASVLGAARWAAAFTPEDFLPIAEEETYSEENKSMTKRIAAWKNYHKNVIDEANELSRSAEKTEDMTFPPHIPVMIFQAEDKDQKAKDEKIKTFYLDQMSHVKEHKLVSLTGHHYLHWTKSAEINEYTTEFLNK; translated from the coding sequence ATGAAAACAAAATGGAAAAAAATCATCCGGACTCTTTTTATGCTGATTGGAGCAATCATATTGCTGAGCTTCATCCTTCATCAAGTGATCACATTCTATGAGCAGAAGAAATACCAGGCTCCGGGTCAGCTTGTCGAAGTAGACGGAAGAAGCATGCACGTTTACACAAAGGGTGAAGGAGAACATACGATTTTGCTATTAAGCGGACTCGGAACGGCTGCGCCAGTCCTTGATTTTGAGCCGCTGGTAAATGAATTGGCAAAGAACCATAAAGTCGTTGTTGCAGAACCATTCGGCTATGGATGGAGTGATGGAACGAATGAAGTGCGCACAGTGGAGAACATGGTGGAAGAGGTGCGGACGGCACTGAAAAAAACCGGCATCAACGGTCCGTATATTTTGATGCCGCACTCAGTCTCCGGGGTTTACAGTATGTACTTTGCCAATGCCTATCCAGATGAAATTGAAGCTATTATCGGAATTGATCCAACCCTGCCAAAGGCTTTTGACTTTTTTAATGAAAAAGCTCCGTCGGTTCCTTCGTTCGTTCGTGCTGCCTCTGTACTCGGTGCTGCCAGGTGGGCGGCGGCATTCACGCCTGAAGACTTTCTTCCGATTGCAGAGGAAGAAACATATTCAGAAGAAAATAAAAGCATGACCAAACGAATTGCCGCATGGAAAAACTACCATAAAAACGTCATAGATGAAGCGAATGAACTGAGCAGAAGTGCGGAAAAAACAGAAGATATGACGTTCCCCCCGCATATTCCCGTTATGATTTTTCAAGCGGAGGATAAGGATCAAAAAGCAAAAGACGAAAAAATTAAAACGTTCTATCTGGATCAAATGAGCCATGTGAAAGAACACAAACTTGTTTCGCTTACAGGACATCATTATCTCCACTGGACAAAGTCAGCGGAAATAAACGAGTATACGACAGAGTTTCTGAATAAGTAA
- a CDS encoding MarR family transcriptional regulator has protein sequence MNEEEQVLMHCLYFTASRFARNMTKLAEDVFDAGDLAPSYLYLIMTVKFHPGITQKELCKKLSIAPSTSTRFIDKLEKKGLVNRKVNGKQSFISLTSEGEKIYTQFRASLKDLFEEYSAVLGKEFSLELSKSLHEASNKLEKRT, from the coding sequence ATGAACGAAGAAGAACAAGTACTCATGCACTGTTTGTATTTTACGGCGAGCCGATTCGCTCGAAACATGACAAAACTTGCTGAAGACGTTTTTGATGCGGGTGACCTTGCGCCATCTTATTTATACTTAATCATGACCGTTAAATTTCATCCGGGAATCACTCAAAAAGAGCTGTGCAAAAAGCTTTCCATTGCTCCATCAACAAGCACCAGATTTATCGACAAGCTTGAGAAGAAGGGGCTTGTAAACCGGAAAGTAAACGGCAAGCAGTCTTTCATCTCACTTACAAGTGAGGGAGAAAAGATTTATACACAGTTCCGGGCATCGCTGAAGGATCTGTTTGAGGAATACTCCGCTGTTCTTGGAAAAGAATTCAGCCTGGAATTAAGCAAGTCGCTGCATGAGGCGAGCAATAAACTAGAGAAAAGAACGTAA
- a CDS encoding sigma-70 family RNA polymerase sigma factor, whose amino-acid sequence MDGQELERMFSEYGDDVHHFLVYYKGTHDVEDDVQEVFIKAFKSRFREESHPKTWLISIARRLVIDQWRRKKLLAWLPGQRDIKTPDEILVEHEELSEAYKAISELKAEYRDVIMLRMVSELSVEETAHVLGWPRKKVSRTYYRALQKLKQNPRLERGAELEL is encoded by the coding sequence ATGGACGGACAGGAACTGGAGAGGATGTTCAGCGAATACGGCGACGATGTGCACCACTTTCTTGTGTATTACAAGGGCACACATGATGTCGAAGATGATGTTCAAGAAGTGTTTATAAAAGCGTTCAAAAGCAGGTTCCGGGAAGAGAGCCATCCGAAAACATGGCTGATCAGCATCGCGAGAAGACTTGTCATCGATCAGTGGAGGAGGAAGAAATTGCTTGCTTGGCTGCCCGGTCAGCGGGATATAAAAACACCGGACGAGATTTTGGTTGAACATGAAGAGCTGAGTGAAGCATACAAAGCGATTTCAGAGCTGAAGGCAGAATACCGCGACGTGATTATGCTCAGAATGGTCTCCGAACTTTCAGTAGAAGAAACAGCACATGTTCTTGGGTGGCCAAGAAAAAAAGTAAGCCGGACGTATTACCGGGCTCTTCAGAAATTAAAGCAAAACCCACGGTTGGAAAGAGGTGCTGAGCTTGAATTATGA